A genome region from Mesorhizobium sp. B2-1-8 includes the following:
- a CDS encoding MucR family transcriptional regulator, producing the protein MTNVSDSRPAELAELTADIVSAYVSNNPLPVSGLPDVIASVHASLSGLGTPIPPVVEPQTPAVNPKRSVTPDFIICLEDGKKFKSLKRHLSTDFGLTPDAYRAKWNLPHDYPMTAPNYAAQRSQLAKSIGLGRKAEPLAANKKAPAKRKAKA; encoded by the coding sequence ATGACCAACGTGTCCGACAGCCGCCCTGCCGAACTTGCTGAGTTAACAGCCGACATTGTCTCAGCATATGTCAGCAACAATCCATTGCCGGTGTCTGGCTTGCCGGACGTGATAGCATCGGTTCATGCTTCGCTGTCCGGACTTGGCACTCCGATCCCGCCTGTCGTTGAACCGCAAACTCCCGCGGTCAACCCGAAGAGGTCGGTGACGCCGGACTTCATTATCTGCCTCGAAGACGGCAAGAAATTCAAATCCCTGAAGCGCCATCTTAGCACCGACTTCGGCCTGACACCGGACGCCTATCGCGCCAAATGGAACTTGCCGCACGACTACCCTATGACAGCTCCGAATTACGCCGCTCAGCGCTCGCAACTGGCGAAATCCATCGGGCTTGGCCGCAAGGCTGAACCCCTCGCAGCAAACAAGAAGGCACCTGCGAAGCGGAAAGCCAAAGCCTAG
- a CDS encoding UvrD-helicase domain-containing protein, translating into MALTKLLSGRSRTYRPGFFARLFPAGKWKLTLDPKLSGHFQLAQDSEVELSCLDVVSISTSKALLWHTVEIRARGRTDTLSALSGDAATQLAADLHAFINTHLFGLIAIEKGRLLEVDGRLREITEGNRQYLAQADLSRAIASVPGAAAAALSHPLLDPSLMPAGLKASLPASFAMITDPRVRHAYNEAFVRSELIKFRPFFDDLDRRSFSDQQREACIRLEDNNLLVASAGSGKSATMVGKVAYVLEKQLYRPDEILLLAFNKNAADELRTRIAAQLQVAEDAALECRVTTFHALGRGIIKEVEGRPPQLANWVDHPAGETKVIEAIIQNLIEGNPEFARMWAELLVVHPKADIPIEVFDGQVDYRRYVSDSLRKGSATIGSLSGVIVKSMQEQKIANWLWLHSVTFEYERQIAVAEDGDAVRHLHPDFYYPQTATVHEHFALNADGSSPFADYTQHAENKRLAYRRNEIDFFETTSAQASNETLLGTLESELARRSIPFKRKSYAEITKALDPVIIKHYHQLISTCLKHIRASHLTLDMLLERAKTLHDKERAKLFARVVLMITQGYSRKLEETKRIDFDSMIADAVRLVETGRYRSPYSLILVDEFQDISEPRANLIKALKLQKAFSKVFAVGDDWQSIYRFAGSDITIFTRFEANFGTSWQGRLEQTYRCNQLIAETAAKFVQRNPEQIKKSVRSTRPAVSRSIRVIPIDDKRDKPDFAEACQRLLERLDAALGGIANRWRDEKRDKLKVLVLWRYNVLDTFEGRPPSFANIEVTGLSFHRSKGLEADYTVLLDISEGNYGVPSRIEGDELLNLVIPRPETFAYAEERRLFYVALTRASRGVYMLTNRRQPSRYIQELCEIAGDEVRFETVEGAELSQCPACLVGQLVERRNKDGSMFRGCNQFPDCKHTEPASVVRRR; encoded by the coding sequence GTGGCTTTGACCAAATTGCTATCTGGCCGCTCGCGCACCTACCGCCCTGGCTTCTTTGCGCGGTTGTTTCCGGCGGGAAAATGGAAGCTGACCCTGGACCCCAAACTGTCGGGACATTTCCAGCTGGCTCAAGATAGCGAAGTCGAGCTTAGCTGCCTTGATGTCGTGTCGATTTCGACCAGCAAGGCCCTCTTGTGGCACACAGTCGAGATACGCGCTCGCGGCAGAACAGACACGCTGTCGGCACTATCGGGTGACGCGGCCACACAGTTGGCCGCGGACCTTCATGCCTTCATTAACACTCACCTTTTCGGGCTGATCGCCATCGAGAAGGGGCGCCTGCTTGAGGTCGACGGCAGGCTTCGGGAGATCACCGAGGGCAATAGACAGTATCTCGCCCAGGCCGATCTCAGCAGAGCCATTGCCAGTGTTCCAGGCGCCGCAGCAGCGGCCCTCTCTCATCCACTTCTCGACCCAAGCTTGATGCCTGCGGGGCTCAAGGCATCCCTCCCGGCTTCATTCGCCATGATAACCGACCCAAGGGTTCGACACGCCTACAACGAGGCTTTCGTCCGCTCGGAATTGATCAAGTTCCGGCCGTTCTTCGACGACCTCGACCGGCGCTCTTTTTCCGACCAGCAGCGCGAGGCCTGCATCCGCCTGGAGGACAACAACCTGCTCGTCGCCTCGGCAGGGTCGGGCAAATCCGCGACGATGGTCGGGAAGGTCGCCTACGTCCTGGAGAAGCAGCTCTATCGGCCCGACGAGATCCTGCTCTTGGCCTTCAACAAAAACGCAGCCGATGAACTCAGGACGAGGATCGCCGCCCAGCTGCAGGTCGCTGAGGACGCCGCCCTGGAGTGTCGCGTCACGACGTTTCATGCGCTCGGGCGCGGAATCATAAAGGAGGTCGAGGGCCGGCCGCCCCAGCTCGCCAACTGGGTGGATCATCCCGCCGGCGAAACCAAGGTCATTGAGGCGATCATCCAGAACCTTATCGAGGGCAACCCGGAATTCGCCCGCATGTGGGCCGAGCTTCTCGTTGTGCATCCCAAGGCCGACATCCCCATCGAGGTATTTGACGGCCAGGTCGACTATCGGCGCTACGTGTCGGACAGCCTTCGAAAGGGTAGCGCCACGATCGGTTCCCTGTCCGGCGTGATCGTAAAGTCCATGCAGGAGCAGAAGATCGCCAACTGGCTTTGGCTGCATTCCGTCACCTTCGAATACGAACGGCAGATTGCAGTAGCGGAAGACGGTGACGCGGTCCGCCATCTGCATCCCGATTTCTACTATCCGCAGACCGCAACTGTACACGAGCATTTCGCGCTCAATGCGGACGGAAGCTCACCCTTTGCGGACTATACCCAGCACGCCGAGAACAAACGGCTGGCATATCGCCGCAATGAGATCGATTTCTTCGAGACGACTTCCGCCCAGGCAAGCAACGAGACGCTGCTTGGCACGCTCGAATCCGAACTGGCGCGGCGCTCCATACCTTTCAAGCGCAAGAGCTACGCCGAAATCACCAAGGCGCTCGATCCGGTGATTATCAAGCATTATCACCAGCTGATATCCACCTGCTTGAAGCATATTCGCGCCAGCCATCTTACGCTCGACATGCTGCTCGAACGTGCCAAGACCTTGCATGACAAGGAGCGCGCGAAGCTATTCGCGCGCGTGGTCTTGATGATCACTCAGGGATATTCCCGGAAGCTCGAGGAAACAAAACGGATCGACTTCGATTCGATGATCGCGGATGCGGTCCGGCTGGTCGAGACAGGTCGATATCGAAGCCCCTATTCCCTCATTCTCGTGGATGAGTTCCAGGACATTTCCGAACCCCGCGCTAACCTCATCAAGGCGCTCAAACTGCAGAAAGCGTTCAGCAAGGTGTTCGCGGTTGGAGACGACTGGCAGTCGATCTATCGCTTTGCGGGATCGGACATCACGATCTTCACACGGTTCGAAGCGAATTTCGGGACCAGTTGGCAGGGGCGCCTGGAGCAGACGTATCGCTGTAACCAGCTCATTGCCGAAACGGCCGCCAAGTTTGTCCAGCGCAACCCCGAACAGATCAAGAAGTCCGTTCGCTCGACGCGCCCGGCCGTCTCGCGATCGATCCGTGTCATTCCCATCGACGATAAACGCGACAAGCCGGACTTCGCGGAGGCCTGTCAGCGGCTACTCGAACGGCTTGATGCCGCTCTGGGTGGCATCGCCAACCGGTGGCGCGACGAAAAGCGCGACAAGCTCAAGGTTCTGGTCTTGTGGCGATACAACGTCCTCGATACTTTCGAAGGAAGGCCGCCGTCCTTTGCCAACATCGAGGTGACCGGGCTGTCGTTTCACCGGTCAAAGGGCCTTGAGGCCGACTACACGGTCCTGCTCGATATCAGCGAGGGCAACTACGGCGTGCCAAGCCGCATCGAAGGTGATGAGCTGCTGAACCTGGTCATTCCCCGCCCCGAGACCTTCGCTTACGCGGAAGAACGGCGCCTGTTCTACGTGGCGCTGACGCGTGCCAGCCGAGGGGTCTACATGTTGACCAATCGCCGACAGCCATCCCGCTATATTCAGGAGCTTTGCGAGATAGCCGGCGACGAAGTCCGCTTCGAGACGGTTGAGGGAGCCGAATTGAGCCAATGCCCAGCTTGCCTCGTCGGCCAATTGGTGGAGCGGCGCAACAAAGACGGATCGATGTTTCGTGGATGCAATCAGTTTCCAGACTGCAAGCACACTGAACCGGCGAGCGTAGTGCGAAGACGGTAA
- a CDS encoding helix-turn-helix domain-containing protein, translated as MTISAGQLRAARGLIGWSQQDLAEKADVGRATIADFEAGKRAPYATTLARLQETLIAAGVEFIPENGGGAGVRLKK; from the coding sequence ATGACGATATCTGCAGGTCAGTTGAGGGCGGCCCGCGGCCTAATAGGATGGTCGCAACAGGATCTCGCAGAGAAGGCTGATGTGGGGCGCGCGACGATCGCCGACTTCGAAGCGGGGAAGCGTGCGCCCTATGCCACCACATTAGCGCGCCTGCAGGAGACACTGATCGCGGCCGGCGTCGAGTTCATTCCCGAGAACGGCGGCGGCGCTGGGGTGAGGCTGAAGAAATGA
- a CDS encoding conjugal transfer protein TraD yields the protein MRTWHVERRKRTRHLIELGGLVVKAGIVELTNDDRAIIYGAMLWIAAKLQSREAEHARNLWAGKGKEAFDLKPHEVQKAAQT from the coding sequence ATGCGCACCTGGCACGTCGAGCGCCGCAAGCGCACCCGACATCTGATTGAACTCGGCGGTCTCGTCGTCAAAGCAGGCATTGTCGAGCTGACCAACGACGATCGCGCCATCATCTACGGAGCGATGCTCTGGATCGCCGCCAAGCTGCAGAGCCGTGAGGCCGAGCATGCGCGGAACCTATGGGCCGGGAAGGGAAAGGAGGCTTTCGATTTGAAACCACATGAAGTGCAGAAGGCGGCGCAAACGTAG
- a CDS encoding conjugal transfer protein TraD, which translates to METAMRKPRDFDVELRALEDKARELKTRKVQQLGELVIATGADQLSTDELAGALVAISETKDPAKLEAWAKRGAMFFESGSRRTPPTTGRNLRGTPAQPGSAQSPASASGSQ; encoded by the coding sequence ATGGAGACAGCCATGCGAAAACCACGCGACTTTGACGTGGAGCTGAGGGCGCTGGAAGACAAGGCGCGGGAGCTCAAGACGCGAAAGGTTCAGCAGCTTGGCGAATTGGTGATCGCCACCGGCGCCGATCAACTCAGCACCGACGAACTGGCTGGCGCGCTGGTCGCAATCTCCGAAACGAAAGATCCCGCAAAGCTCGAGGCATGGGCCAAGCGTGGAGCGATGTTTTTCGAGAGCGGTTCCAGGAGAACTCCTCCGACAACTGGGCGCAACCTCCGCGGCACTCCAGCACAACCAGGCAGCGCACAATCGCCGGCAAGCGCATCTGGCTCGCAATGA
- the traA gene encoding Ti-type conjugative transfer relaxase TraA, protein MAIYHLHVKVIGRKAGSSAVASAAYRSASRLRDERIDRSHDFSAKRGVVHSEVLLPENAPEAWSDRERLWNDIEAFEVRKDAQLAREVEFALPRELTQAQGIELARDFVQAEFVSRGMVADLNVHWDRAEDGSIKPHAHVMLTMRSVDENGFGAKVRDWNQTELVERWRERWAELANERLAELDIDARIDHRSLEAQGIALEPQTQIGAPAQRIEGGGLDAAGIEADRAELHREIARNNGARIIADPSVALDAITHQQSTFTRKDIAKFAHRHSDGIEQFNEVIGAIGNAHDLVELGKDGRGEDRFTTRQMIETEQRLHRAAELMAGQEHHTVSDAHRETALARAARRGLVLSGEQAEALAHITDGRGLDVVVGFAGTGKSAMLGVARQAWAAAGYEVRGAALSGIAAENLESGSGIASRTIASLEHSWEQGRDLLTARDVLVIDETGMVGTRQLERVLSHAAGVGAKVVLVGDPQQLQAIEAGAAFRSIRERHGGVEIGQVRRQREDWQRDATRDLATGRIGAAISAYEAQGMVHQAATRDQARRDLVERWERDRQANPEASRIILTHTNDEVRALNQAARERMGAAGDLGDDVQVRVERGARSFATGDRIMFLRNERGLGVKNGTLAMIEDVSGQSMTVRTDDGRLVSFDLKDYAHIDHGYAATIHKAQGMTVDGTYVLATPGMDAHGSYVALSRHRDGTELHYGGDDFATRDRLVRTLSRDRAKDMALDYEQIDPAQSYAERRGITFRERVAEIVRKVVPERLRNMFDGRRPSADGAPDFDAMRRPEREEVRLEPAAPAREIAEDGQAALRKARTDALVRHARAMDAIFSDEGAGNKASPMRLRELADARKAFDEVRPHGWRDAEAAYVKSPELVAEAAGGRINRAIRALQLETEIRTGLDNDPGRRADHFVERWHKLDRTSQHQYQAGDMSGYKATRSAMGDMAKSLERDPQLESILANRKHDLGISVDSGRRLGAELAFTHGIDLGRGRGIGL, encoded by the coding sequence ATGGCGATCTATCATCTTCACGTCAAGGTCATTGGCCGCAAGGCTGGCTCGAGTGCTGTGGCGTCGGCCGCCTATCGCTCCGCCTCGCGGCTGCGCGACGAGCGCATTGATCGAAGCCATGATTTCTCGGCCAAGCGTGGCGTCGTCCATTCCGAGGTCTTGCTGCCGGAGAATGCACCGGAAGCCTGGAGCGACCGTGAACGGCTGTGGAACGATATCGAGGCCTTCGAGGTTCGCAAGGACGCCCAGCTTGCCCGCGAGGTGGAGTTTGCTCTTCCACGCGAACTGACCCAGGCGCAGGGCATCGAACTGGCGCGCGACTTTGTTCAGGCCGAGTTTGTCAGCCGGGGCATGGTCGCCGATCTCAATGTGCATTGGGACAGGGCTGAGGATGGAAGCATCAAGCCGCATGCCCATGTCATGCTCACAATGCGGTCCGTGGATGAGAATGGTTTTGGGGCAAAGGTGCGCGACTGGAACCAAACGGAGCTGGTTGAGCGCTGGCGCGAACGGTGGGCCGAGCTTGCCAATGAGCGCCTTGCCGAACTCGACATAGACGCCCGCATCGATCATCGCAGTCTGGAGGCGCAGGGCATTGCCCTGGAGCCGCAGACCCAGATTGGTGCGCCGGCCCAACGCATCGAGGGCGGTGGCCTCGACGCTGCCGGTATTGAAGCAGATCGCGCCGAACTGCACCGCGAGATCGCGCGCAACAACGGCGCGCGCATCATTGCCGATCCATCTGTAGCGCTCGATGCCATCACGCATCAGCAATCGACCTTCACCCGAAAGGACATCGCGAAGTTCGCGCATCGGCACAGCGATGGCATCGAGCAGTTCAACGAGGTCATTGGAGCGATCGGCAACGCACACGATCTGGTCGAGCTGGGCAAGGACGGACGCGGCGAAGATCGCTTTACCACCCGGCAAATGATCGAGACCGAACAGCGCCTGCATCGCGCGGCGGAATTGATGGCCGGACAAGAGCACCACACGGTGAGTGACGCACATCGCGAGACAGCTCTCGCGCGCGCAGCGCGACGCGGGCTTGTTCTGTCAGGCGAGCAGGCCGAAGCGCTTGCGCATATCACGGACGGCCGCGGTCTTGATGTCGTTGTCGGGTTTGCCGGAACCGGCAAGAGCGCCATGCTTGGCGTTGCGCGCCAGGCATGGGCGGCAGCGGGCTATGAGGTTCGAGGCGCCGCACTCTCCGGCATTGCCGCTGAAAATCTCGAGAGCGGTTCAGGAATTGCTTCGCGCACAATCGCCAGTTTGGAACACAGCTGGGAACAGGGCCGCGATCTTCTCACCGCGCGTGATGTCCTGGTGATCGACGAAACCGGCATGGTCGGCACGCGCCAGTTGGAGCGCGTGCTCTCCCATGCCGCAGGCGTCGGCGCAAAGGTTGTGCTGGTCGGCGATCCGCAGCAGTTGCAGGCGATCGAAGCCGGCGCCGCATTCCGTTCGATCCGCGAACGACATGGCGGCGTCGAGATTGGTCAGGTGCGCCGGCAGCGCGAGGACTGGCAGCGTGACGCAACACGCGATCTGGCAACTGGCAGGATCGGCGCTGCGATCAGCGCATATGAAGCGCAAGGCATGGTGCATCAGGCTGCGACGCGCGACCAGGCGCGCCGAGATCTGGTCGAGCGCTGGGAGCGCGACAGGCAGGCAAATCCTGAAGCAAGCCGGATCATTCTCACCCACACAAACGACGAAGTGCGCGCGCTCAACCAGGCGGCGCGCGAACGCATGGGTGCTGCCGGCGATCTCGGCGACGATGTTCAGGTCCGTGTCGAACGCGGCGCAAGAAGCTTCGCAACCGGCGACCGCATCATGTTCCTGCGCAACGAACGCGGACTCGGCGTGAAGAACGGCACGCTGGCCATGATTGAAGACGTCAGCGGGCAGAGCATGACCGTGCGCACTGACGACGGCAGGTTGGTGAGCTTCGACCTGAAAGACTATGCCCACATCGACCACGGCTATGCCGCGACCATTCACAAGGCGCAGGGCATGACGGTTGACGGCACCTATGTGCTCGCTACGCCGGGGATGGATGCGCATGGCAGCTACGTCGCGCTGTCCCGGCATCGCGATGGGACCGAGCTGCATTACGGCGGCGATGACTTCGCGACACGGGACCGGCTTGTCCGTACGCTGTCACGTGATCGCGCCAAGGACATGGCGTTGGACTACGAGCAGATCGATCCGGCGCAGAGCTATGCCGAGCGGCGCGGCATCACCTTTCGCGAGCGTGTCGCAGAGATCGTGCGCAAGGTCGTGCCTGAAAGGCTACGCAACATGTTCGACGGCCGGCGCCCTTCGGCAGATGGCGCACCCGACTTCGACGCCATGCGCAGGCCGGAAAGAGAGGAAGTGCGCCTCGAACCCGCAGCGCCCGCCAGAGAGATCGCCGAGGACGGGCAAGCGGCGTTGCGGAAAGCCCGAACCGATGCGCTCGTGCGTCATGCCCGCGCCATGGACGCGATATTCAGCGACGAGGGCGCGGGAAACAAGGCCAGCCCGATGCGGTTGCGCGAACTGGCTGACGCCCGAAAAGCCTTCGACGAGGTGCGGCCCCATGGCTGGCGCGATGCCGAGGCCGCTTATGTCAAGAGCCCGGAACTTGTCGCCGAGGCCGCCGGCGGACGGATCAACCGCGCCATCCGCGCCCTCCAGCTTGAAACCGAAATCCGCACCGGACTGGACAACGATCCGGGCCGCCGCGCAGACCATTTCGTGGAGCGTTGGCACAAACTCGACCGGACCAGCCAGCACCAGTATCAGGCGGGTGACATGTCCGGCTACAAGGCCACGCGATCGGCGATGGGTGACATGGCCAAAAGCCTCGAGCGCGATCCGCAGCTTGAATCCATCCTCGCCAACCGCAAGCACGACCTTGGCATCAGCGTCGATTCTGGTCGGCGCCTTGGTGCGGAACTCGCATTCACCCACGGCATCGACCTCGGTCGGGGCCGGGGCATTGGACTCTAG